In the genome of Methanococcus voltae, the window CTTAATAATATTACGATATTATTAAAGTTAAGTTAAATAAAAATTCACATTGTTATATTTAACTTTATTATATATAAATATTTTGAATTCTTCACGATAATAACAACTGATTAGACTATTAACTATTTGACCATTGCAATAAGATAAATATATATAGTTTTTACGATACTATACTGGTGTGGATTATACTCCCCCGTGTAGTCCACCATACAATAAAATATGACACCCCTTAAAATATAATTAAAATTAAAAAAATTGAACTGCAACATACCTTTTTTATTATATTTTGGACATTTTGGTGAAATTATCAAACGCATTAGATTAGATTCCCCCAACCTAATAAAAAACGTAATGATTACGACATTATGTCTAATTATAGGTTTTATACTTATAACGTCCACTAATACAGTAAGCGCTCAGAGTGTTTATACTAATCCCCTCGATTATTATAACGAAAACGCATTGAATAGTGACGAATTATTTACAATTAATAACTACTATAGTAATAAATTATCGTTACAATCGTACAATTATTATATAGCCCCCTATTATAATAAATACAGATTGAACAACACCCCAAATATTATTTCAGCAGACGACAAATATCGTTATCTATACTTACTTTCAAAATGGCAGAATCAAAATCTTGATTACACCTATAATCGTAACACTTTGAAATACGAAGGTCAATATTTTGATATACTTTCCCCTAATCAGCTATTGGACTTAAAAGAAGGTGTTTGCAGAGATTTTGCAACATTTACAGCATCACAATTGCTAAAAAATGGATACCCTGTTTATTTCATATACATGATATACGATGATAAAAATAGTCATCTTTTCGTAGCTACGGAAATAAATGAAGGCGGAAATAGTCAATTATTGGCAGTTGACAAAGGTTCTGACGTAGATTATCTCGCCCCTTATTTGCAGAAAATAAGTAAACCTGGTGAAGATAATATAGTCAAAGTGATGAAACTAACTGAAAATGAAGAGTTTGGAACCTACGAATTTAATTATGAATATAATATTTCAAAATTAAACGTTCAAAAACCTTTAGAAAGTGATTTAATAAAATTAAATAACAGCTTGGCAAAAAAATTGGCAAATAATGGGTATAATATTATAAATTTATCCAATATGACTACTATGGGCAATATAACATCAAATAATGGCAATAACAATATTAATAATAAAAATATAACTAAATTGCAATATTCATATGGGGATATTCTCCACAAATTCCCAGATTATTATATTGACGATATAACCATGTCCCACGTCGTATTAGTGAATAAAAACAAGGGCAATTATTCTCTAAACACCTATTGGGACGATAAGACTAACAAAACAAACATAGATTTGTATGTTATGGCATAAAAAATTAATACACGTATAAAAATAATATAAATTAAATAATTATTTCTTTTATTTTTATTTTTTATTTTTTATTTTTAGGTTTTTACTTATTCTATTTTTTATTTTTTATTTTTTTAATTATTATTTTTATTTCTTTATTTCTTTATTTTTCTGTTAAATAGTACCTTTTGTACTAATTAACCCTTTTCTACTGTCATTTTGTGTAGCCATATCCATTGCTATCCCAAACGCTTTAAATAAGGCTTCCACTTTATGATGTTCATTTTTACCCGTCACTTCAAAGTGAATATTAACTTTTGCGTGATTTGCAAATGATTCAAAGAAGTGAACAACATTTTCAGTGGAGAAATTACCTATTTTTTCAGTGTTTGGTACGTAGTCACCCACAACGTAAGGCCTACCACCTATATCAATACAAAATGTTGCTTTTGCTTCGTCCATTGGTATCATTGCCCAACCAAATCGCTTTATATTGGCTTTTTCTATGTTATTGAACGCTTGACCTAAAACAATCCCCACATCTTCCACAGTGTGGTGATCATCGACTTCCAAATCCCCGTTTGCCCTTAAGTTTAAATCGAATGCGCCATGTTTTGAAAAGGAATTTAAAACGTGGTCAAAAAATGGTATACCTGTTACAATGCTATATACTCCCGTCCCATCGACATTTAATTCTAATCCAATCTTAGTTTCTTTGGTTTCCCGGTTTATTTGGAATTTTCTCATTTTTTTCACACACACTTAATTTTTAGAGTTAGAACTTTATTTAATTTTAGTTTAATTTAAATTTAATTTAAATTTAATTTAATTATCAGTTTTCTATGATTTAATTAACTTTAAACATATCAAAGTTGCATATATTTTTATATGGAATATATATTAAATAATAACAATTTACTAACAATTTATTATCATATGCTATTTTATCATACAATATTATATGATAAATTATGTTAATATAGTTATTTAATCATTTGCGACTTAATAATAATCGATAATAGCGAATAACGAAAAATAAGTGATATGCGCAAATATGGTGTAAAAATGATAACCAAAAAATTATTAAACACAGAACAATCAGAAATTAGGAAAATATTTAATATGGCCTCAAAAGACTCCATAAATTTGGGTATCGGCGAACCAGATTTTAATACGCCACAAAACATTATTGATGCCTGTAAAACTGCACTAGACAAAGGAATTACTAGTTATGTGCCAAATATGGGAATCCCGGAATTAACGGAAGCCATATCTGAAAAATTAAAAAAGGATAACAAATTAGATATTCCTCAAAATAAAGTAATGGTAACTTGTGGAGCTTCTGAAGCTATTATGCTTTCTATTATGGCTTTTACCGAAAAAGGAGACGAAGTAATCATACCAAATCCTGGATTCGTAACCTACAAAAATATGGTTCAATTATCCGAAGGTAAGCCAATTAGCATGGATTTAAAGTATGAAAATGACTTCAAAATAGATCTTGACGATTTAAACGAGAAGGTAAATAAAAATACAAAATGTATTGTCCACAATAGTCCTTCAAATCCATTGGGAACAGTTGCTTCAAAAGAAGAAGTTAAAGGACTTGCGCAAATTGCAGAAGATAATGAAGTTATTATTATTTCCGATGAAATTTATGAAAAAATCATCTATGGTAAAAAACACTACTCTCCTGCGAGTTATACGGACAACTGCATTGTTATAAATGGATTTTCAAAAGCATATGCTATGACCGGCTGGAGACTTGGATATATGGCAGTAAATGAAAACCTTGACTCAAAATACAATATCATAGACAATGTTTTAAAAATTCACCAGTTTGGGTTTGCTTGTGCGACCTCTTTTGCGCAATATGGTGCCTTAGAGGCTTTACAAGGTAGCCAACAATGTGTTAAAGATATGGTAAAAGAGTTTGAAAGAAGAAGAAATTTAATATACAATGGATTGAAAGATAAATTTAAAGTTATTAAACCTGAAGGGGCTTTCTATATTTTCCCAGACGTTAGCGAATACGGTACTGGAATGGACGTTGCTCAAAAATTAATTGAAAACGGTGTTTTATGCGTCCCAGGTCGTGCTTTTGGTTCCAATGGTGATAATAACGTTAGATTTTCATATGCTACAAGTTATGAGGATATTGAAAAAGCTCTCGAAATAATCGATAACACAATTAATTATTAATTAAAATTAAACTAAATTAAACTAAATTAAATTAGATTTTATAATTATATTTTAGATTTATAGATAAAGGTGAAATTATGCCTAAATTAATGCTTGCATTAGATGTATTAGACGAGTTCGAAGCTATAAAAATATCTGAAGAGACTTCAGAATACGTAGATTGTATTAAAATAGGGTATCCCTTAGTACTTGCCACAGATTTAGGTATAGTAAAAAGAATTAAGGATAAAACCGGTAAAGAAGTTATTTGTGATTTTAAAGTAGCTGATATACCTGCAACTAATGAAAAAATAGCAAAATTAACTTTAAATTATGCAGACGGGATTATTTGCCAAGGTTTTGTTGGTCCAGATAGTGTTAAAGCCATTATGGATGTAGCAGAAGAATACAACAAAAACAACCCTAAAAATCCTAAAAAAGTTATTATGGTCACTGAAATGTCCCACGGTGGCGCTACATCATTTATGCAACCTATTGCAAATGAAATTGCAAAAATGGCAGGCGACTTAAAAGTAAATGGTATTGTTGCCCCGTCAACTAGACCTGCGAGGCTTAAAGAATTAAAAGAGATTGCAAATAATGCCTTTGTAATTTCTCCAGGTGTTGGTGCACAAGGTGGAGATTTAGAAGAAGTTTTAAAAGTTTTGGATGAAAATGATTATGTAATTGTAGGTAGAGCAATTTATTTAAATGAAAATCCAAAAGAAAGTGCTAAAAAATATAAAGAATTGCTTTAATTTTTTATTTTATTTACTTTTTATTTACTTTTTATTTACTTTTTATTTATTATTTTTTATATATTATTCTTATTTTTAAATTAGTCTAATTCCTCGAATTTAAATCCTCTGCCGTCTCTGTAGAATTTTAAACCCTTATTGATTTTATAATTTAGCTTATTATTTGATATATTACCAATTAAAAGGTCACATAATGGCGGTTCAGTATTTATACCATGTATTGAAGTTGTTATACGTGGATTTACCTCAATTACAGTTATTTCTTCAGTTTCTTCGTTAATCATGAAATCTACTCCGACGTATCCATTTAATCCTTTGATACATCGTAGAGTTTCAGCACATAGCTCTTTTGCCGTTTCCTTTAATTTATGATTAATATTTATTTCCCCGCCACAGTAACAGTCTGTTATATACTGTTTATTCATGCAAATAGGATATAATTCGTATTCATCATAATTATCGTTTGAATTTGAATTATTCGATACTATAAATACATAAGAGTAAGGAATGCCCTCAAAATACTCTTGAACGATTAAATTATCGCCAACAACCTCATGTATTCCATCACAGCCCAGATTTTCTTTTACAATGTATTTTTTAAGCGGTAATGTATGAGGCGTAGGTACATTATCCCTTATTGCCAAATAAGTAAGATATTTATCCCCTGCAATCATTACACCTTCGCTACTGCATCCAATATTTAATACCATCTCATTTTCTTCAATTATTTTTGTAAGTTGTTCTAATTCGCAGTCATTTTCAGGGCCAATTACAAAACCTGCTGTTTCAATTTTGTGATTTTTGTGATTTTTACTGTTTTCGTTATGTTTTCTTAAAATTTCGGCTAATTTTTCTTTGTAATCTGAAGTTAGGGATTTATTTTCATCTTTTGACCAGTTATTATGGGTTATAACAATATTTAACCGATTTTGTGACGAGTTATTAATTACATTGTAGTCCTTAGCATGTTTTTTATAGATGTTTTCATCTAAAAAGCAAGTGACATTATATTTTGAATCTGAATTTAAAAATTGTTTTAAAAGTGTATCGAACATCAGTTTACCTTCATTTAAAAGATTTTCGTCAGGTACACCTGTAGCTACGGTATATTCTAAAAATATAACGTTTTTTATTTGATTATTATTTTTATTATTATTTTTATTATTTTCCAAAATTTCCCTCATATACTTGCTAGATGTCTAATTTGTAAAATTTAAAGTAGTATAAAAAGAATTTACTATATATAGATTTGTAAAAAATAAAATAGTATTGTTATTTAAAAACTAAAAACTAAAAGCTAAAAAAAT includes:
- a CDS encoding ATP-grasp domain-containing protein, with protein sequence MENNKNNNKNNNQIKNVIFLEYTVATGVPDENLLNEGKLMFDTLLKQFLNSDSKYNVTCFLDENIYKKHAKDYNVINNSSQNRLNIVITHNNWSKDENKSLTSDYKEKLAEILRKHNENSKNHKNHKIETAGFVIGPENDCELEQLTKIIEENEMVLNIGCSSEGVMIAGDKYLTYLAIRDNVPTPHTLPLKKYIVKENLGCDGIHEVVGDNLIVQEYFEGIPYSYVFIVSNNSNSNDNYDEYELYPICMNKQYITDCYCGGEININHKLKETAKELCAETLRCIKGLNGYVGVDFMINEETEEITVIEVNPRITTSIHGINTEPPLCDLLIGNISNNKLNYKINKGLKFYRDGRGFKFEELD
- the pyrF gene encoding orotidine-5'-phosphate decarboxylase; the encoded protein is MPKLMLALDVLDEFEAIKISEETSEYVDCIKIGYPLVLATDLGIVKRIKDKTGKEVICDFKVADIPATNEKIAKLTLNYADGIICQGFVGPDSVKAIMDVAEEYNKNNPKNPKKVIMVTEMSHGGATSFMQPIANEIAKMAGDLKVNGIVAPSTRPARLKELKEIANNAFVISPGVGAQGGDLEEVLKVLDENDYVIVGRAIYLNENPKESAKKYKELL
- the hisB gene encoding imidazoleglycerol-phosphate dehydratase HisB, translated to MRKFQINRETKETKIGLELNVDGTGVYSIVTGIPFFDHVLNSFSKHGAFDLNLRANGDLEVDDHHTVEDVGIVLGQAFNNIEKANIKRFGWAMIPMDEAKATFCIDIGGRPYVVGDYVPNTEKIGNFSTENVVHFFESFANHAKVNIHFEVTGKNEHHKVEALFKAFGIAMDMATQNDSRKGLISTKGTI
- a CDS encoding pyridoxal phosphate-dependent aminotransferase; this translates as MITKKLLNTEQSEIRKIFNMASKDSINLGIGEPDFNTPQNIIDACKTALDKGITSYVPNMGIPELTEAISEKLKKDNKLDIPQNKVMVTCGASEAIMLSIMAFTEKGDEVIIPNPGFVTYKNMVQLSEGKPISMDLKYENDFKIDLDDLNEKVNKNTKCIVHNSPSNPLGTVASKEEVKGLAQIAEDNEVIIISDEIYEKIIYGKKHYSPASYTDNCIVINGFSKAYAMTGWRLGYMAVNENLDSKYNIIDNVLKIHQFGFACATSFAQYGALEALQGSQQCVKDMVKEFERRRNLIYNGLKDKFKVIKPEGAFYIFPDVSEYGTGMDVAQKLIENGVLCVPGRAFGSNGDNNVRFSYATSYEDIEKALEIIDNTINY
- a CDS encoding transglutaminase-like domain-containing protein → MITTLCLIIGFILITSTNTVSAQSVYTNPLDYYNENALNSDELFTINNYYSNKLSLQSYNYYIAPYYNKYRLNNTPNIISADDKYRYLYLLSKWQNQNLDYTYNRNTLKYEGQYFDILSPNQLLDLKEGVCRDFATFTASQLLKNGYPVYFIYMIYDDKNSHLFVATEINEGGNSQLLAVDKGSDVDYLAPYLQKISKPGEDNIVKVMKLTENEEFGTYEFNYEYNISKLNVQKPLESDLIKLNNSLAKKLANNGYNIINLSNMTTMGNITSNNGNNNINNKNITKLQYSYGDILHKFPDYYIDDITMSHVVLVNKNKGNYSLNTYWDDKTNKTNIDLYVMA